The Castor canadensis chromosome X, mCasCan1.hap1v2, whole genome shotgun sequence genome includes a region encoding these proteins:
- the Akap17a gene encoding A-kinase anchor protein 17A, translating to MAAATIVHDTSEAVELCPSYGLYLKPITKMTISVALPQLKQPGKSISNWEVMERLKGMVHSHQFSTLRISKSTMDFIRFEGEVENRSLVKAFLACLDGKTIKLSGFSDILKVRAAEFKIDFPTRHDWDSFFRDAKDMNETLPGERPDTIHLEGLPCKWFAPRDSASEKPSEAVLVRVFEKFGAIRNVDIPMLDPYREEMTGRNFHTFSFGGHLNFEAYVQYHEYAGFIQAMSALRGMKLMFKGDDGKAVACNIKVSFDSTKHLSDASIRKRQLERQKLQELEQQREEQKRREKEAEERQRAEERKQKELEAQERERKREEKLRKREQKQRDRELRRSQKKLEKLQAEEQKKLQEKIRLEERKLLLAQRNLQSIRLIAELLSRAKAAKLQEHEQQEERQRLQQQEERRRLQEAELRRVEEEKERALGLQRKERELRERLLSLLLSRRPEDAHARGDELLQPVLDILHSVSAGCVGAAALHSLVQGQLPPGTPREPDGTPRTSVNGGAEAQARAAQGSSPEKRCPPGVLSCIPDNQQQPPPPPKAALGHEQPVTKKDTRSEQDKCNREPSRGRGRASREGSADDRPARERSPGRRTGSRDEARRKERRPHKKHAYKDKDKDRDSSPRRRSSSPRRSHSRDGRGRRERSRERGASTGRKRSRHRRRSDRSRSRSPRSPRSPSRHRSTWNR from the exons ATGGCCGCGGCCACCATCGTGCACGACACGTCTGAGGCGGTGGAGCTGTGTCCGTCCTACGGCCTGTACCTGAAGCCCATCACGAAGATGACCATCAGTGTGGCACTGCCGCAGCTGAAGCAGCCGGGCAAGTCCATCTCCAACTGGGAGGTGATGGAGCGGCTGAAGGGCATGGTGCACAGCCACCAGTTCTCCACGCTGCGCATCTCCAAGAGCACCATGGACTTCATCCGCTTCGAGGGCGAGGTGGAGAACCGCAGCCTGGTCAAGGCCTTCCTCGCCTGCCTGGACGGCAAGACCATCAAGCTCAGCGGCTTCTCCGACATCCTGAAGGTGCGTGCCGCCGAGTTCAAGATCGACTTCCCCACGCGGCACGACTGGGACTCGTTCTTCCGCGACGCCAAGGACATGAACGAGACGCTGCCCGGGGAGCGGCCCGACACCATCCACCTGGAGGGGCTGCCGTGCAAGTGGTTCGCGCCGCGGGACTCGGCCTCCGAGAAGCCGAGCGAGGCGGTGCTGGTGCGCGTCTTCGAGAAGTTCGGGGCCATCCGCAACGTGGACATCCCCATGCTGGACCCCTACCGCGAGGAGATGACCGGCCGCAACTTCCACACGTTCAGCTTCGGCGGCCACCTCAACTTCGAGGCCTACGTGCAGTACCACGAGTACGCCGGCTTCATCCAGGCCATGAGCGCGCTGCGCGGCATGAAACTCATGTTCAAGGGCGACGACGGTAAGGCCGTGGCCTGCAACATCAAG GTGTCTTTCGACTCCACCAAACACCTGAGCGACGCGTCCATCAGGAAGCGGCAGCTGGAGCGGCAGAAGCTGCAGGAGCTGGAGCAGCAGCGGGAGGAGCAGAAGCGGCGGGAGAAGGAGGCCGAGGAGCGGCAGCGCGCCGAGGAGAG gaagcagaaggagctgGAGGCACAGGAGCGGGAGCGCAAGCGCGAGGAGAAGCTGCGCAAGCGCGAGCAGAAGCAGCGGGACCGCGAGCTGCGGCGCAGCCAGAAGAAGCTGGAGAAGCTGCAGGCGGAGGAGCAGAAGAAGCTGCAGGAGAAGATCCGGCTGGAGGAGCGCAAGCTGCTGCTGGCGCAGCGCAACCTGCAGTCCATCCGCCTCATCGCCGAGCTGCTCAGCCGCGCCAAG GCGGCCAAGCTGCAGGAGCACGAGCAGCAGGAGGAGCGGCAGCGGCTGCAGCAGCAGGAGGAGCGGCGGCGGCTGCAGGAGGCGGAGCTGCGGCgcgtggaggaggagaaggagcgtGCGCTGGGGCTGCAGCGCAAGGAGCGCGAGTTGCGGGAGCGGCTGCTCAGCCTCCTGCTCAGCCGGCGGCCCGAGGACGCGCACGCGCGCGGGGACGAGCTGCTGCAGCCCGTGCTGGACATCCTGCACTCCGTGTCCGCGGGCTGCGTGGGCGCCGCCGCGCTGCACTCCCTGGTGCAGGGACAGCTGCCCCCGGGCACGCCCCGGGAGCCCGATGGCACCCCCAGAACCAGTGTCAATGGTGGCGCCGAGGCCCAGGCCCGGGCGGCCCAGGGCAGCTCCCCCGAGAAGCGCTGTCCCCCCGGGGTGCTGTCCTGCATCCCCGACAACCAGCAGCAGCCGCCACCGCCGCCCAAGGCCGCCCTCGGGCACGAGCAGCCGGTGACCAAGAAGGACACGCGCTCCGAGCAGGACAAGTGCAACCGCGAGCCCAGCAGGGGCCGGGGCCGGGCCAGCCGCGAGGGCAGCGCCGATGACCGCCCGGCCCGGGAGCGCAGCCCAGGCCGGCGCACCGGCAGCCGCGATGAGGCCAGGCGCAAGGAGCGGAGGCCGCACAAGAAGCACGCCTACAAGGACAAGGACAAGGACAGGGACAGCAGCCCCCGCAGGCGCAGCTCCAGCCCGCGCAGGTCCCACAGCAGAGACGGGCGTGGCCGCCGGGAGCGTAGCCGGGAGCGCGGGGCCAGCACAGGCAGGAAGCGCAGCCGCCACCGGCGCCGGAGCGACAGGTCACGCTCAAGGTCCCCAAGGTCCCCCAGGTCCCCCAGCAGGCACCGCAGCACCTGGAACAGGTAA